A genome region from Thermomonospora amylolytica includes the following:
- a CDS encoding D-alanine--D-alanine ligase, with translation MRIAVLFGGASAERDVSIASAAQVFTALRDRGHDVVAIDTARGPLAPEEVAAFVGATVAYDPPGLSDIPAAEVTARLVAEGGPLREVDVVFLALHGGSGEDGTLQALLDSANVPYTGSGVLGSAVAMDKDVSKRLFRCAGVPTPDWLMAPATVEEVAERIGFPAIVKPNTQGSTIGLTVVKAPEQLAGAIETAAAYDREVMIERFVPGRELVVGVLDGRALAVGEIVPQLGEIFDYQSKYQVGGAVETFPADLPADVTAEAQRLAVAAHHALKLGSYSRIDFRMDTGGGLWCLEANTLPGMTATSLMPQSAAAAGIGFGDLCERLCASALRDR, from the coding sequence ATGCGTATTGCCGTGTTGTTCGGAGGGGCGAGCGCGGAACGGGACGTTTCGATCGCCAGCGCCGCACAGGTCTTCACGGCACTGCGGGATCGCGGGCACGACGTCGTCGCCATCGACACCGCCCGGGGACCGCTGGCCCCCGAGGAGGTCGCCGCGTTCGTCGGCGCCACCGTCGCCTACGATCCGCCGGGCCTGTCCGACATCCCGGCCGCCGAGGTGACCGCCCGGCTGGTCGCCGAGGGCGGTCCGCTGCGCGAGGTGGACGTGGTGTTCCTGGCGCTGCACGGCGGCTCCGGGGAGGACGGCACCCTGCAGGCGCTGCTGGACTCGGCGAACGTCCCGTACACCGGCAGCGGGGTGCTGGGCAGCGCGGTGGCGATGGACAAGGACGTGTCCAAGCGGCTGTTCCGCTGCGCCGGGGTGCCGACCCCGGACTGGCTGATGGCGCCGGCCACCGTGGAGGAGGTCGCCGAGCGCATCGGGTTCCCGGCCATCGTCAAGCCCAACACCCAGGGCTCCACCATCGGGCTCACCGTGGTCAAGGCCCCCGAGCAGCTCGCCGGGGCGATCGAGACGGCCGCCGCCTACGACCGCGAGGTGATGATCGAGCGGTTCGTGCCCGGCCGGGAACTGGTGGTCGGGGTGCTGGACGGCCGGGCGCTGGCAGTCGGCGAGATCGTGCCGCAGCTCGGCGAGATCTTCGACTACCAGAGCAAGTACCAGGTGGGCGGGGCGGTCGAGACGTTCCCCGCCGACCTGCCCGCCGACGTCACCGCCGAGGCGCAGCGGCTGGCGGTGGCCGCGCACCACGCGCTCAAGCTGGGCTCCTACAGCCGGATCGACTTCCGGATGGACACGGGCGGCGGGCTGTGGTGCCTGGAGGCCAACACGCTGCCGGGGATGACCGCCACCAGCCTGATGCCGCAGTCGGCGGCGGCGGCCGGCATCGGCTTCGGCGACCTGTGCGAACGCCTGTGCGCCTCGGCCCTGCGGGACCGCTGA
- a CDS encoding acetamidase/formamidase family protein: MLSPAPLLPHSPVPAAAQAVPGHNRWHPDIPGVAEVITGGSIRLECEGGPPGREPVLCGPIVVVGAEAGDVIVVDVLEVGRGDGDSGRGHPGVIGCAPAPQSLPAAGLGPVDTRGALLGRVHPGLFGYEQVAAEAVPTVARGREIGSCAIAPLTSGSRILLPVHVRGAKLSVGDLHFPGRGAPDCGPARSGWIDLRINLTKQGVERFGIRGPMLMPDPDVA; encoded by the coding sequence ATGTTGTCGCCGGCGCCGCTGCTTCCGCACTCGCCCGTCCCGGCCGCCGCGCAGGCCGTGCCCGGCCACAACCGCTGGCACCCCGACATACCGGGCGTCGCCGAGGTGATCACCGGCGGTTCGATACGGCTGGAGTGCGAGGGCGGACCACCCGGCCGTGAACCGGTGCTGTGCGGGCCGATCGTGGTGGTCGGCGCGGAGGCCGGCGACGTGATCGTGGTGGACGTGCTCGAGGTGGGGCGCGGCGACGGGGATTCCGGCCGCGGCCACCCCGGCGTCATCGGGTGCGCGCCCGCGCCGCAGAGCCTGCCGGCCGCCGGGCTCGGCCCGGTGGACACGCGCGGCGCGCTGCTCGGGCGGGTGCACCCGGGGCTGTTCGGCTACGAGCAGGTCGCCGCCGAGGCGGTGCCGACCGTGGCGCGCGGCCGGGAGATCGGCTCCTGCGCCATCGCGCCGCTGACCTCCGGTTCGCGGATCCTGCTGCCCGTCCACGTGCGCGGCGCCAAGCTGTCGGTGGGCGACCTGCACTTCCCCGGGCGCGGGGCGCCGGACTGCGGCCCCGCCCGGTCCGGCTGGATCGACCTGCGGATCAACCTCACCAAGCAGGGCGTCGAGCGGTTCGGCATCCGCGGCCCGATGCTCATGCCCGACCCGGACGTCGCCTGA